The following coding sequences lie in one Phalacrocorax aristotelis chromosome 4, bGulAri2.1, whole genome shotgun sequence genomic window:
- the LOC142056585 gene encoding toll-like receptor 1, translating to MRSLRNFFLYKCLFALTFWNHISLSVENELFTSISNGFPEDGSDKKIKTLPLLYTNSHQSKANFDWVVIQNTTESLSLSEITNGNLKKLVALLSNFRQGSRLQTLTLTNVSADWNAIMDIFQTVWHSSIEYFNIISVTQLSDITAYNFNYSGTSMKALTMKKVKIEDLYFIQDDLYRIFADMNIAALTIAESKIIHMVCPSSDSPFSYLNFSKNDLTDLLFQKCDKLINLETLILKKNKFVSLSKVSFMTSHMKLLKYLDMSNNLLSHAAADVQCQWAESLTELDLSSNQLTDSVFECLPVNIKKLDLQNNQITSVAKGMAELKSLKELNLASNRLADLPGCSGFTSLEFLNIEMNSILTPSADFFQSCPRVKELQAGHNPFKCSCELQDFIRLERQSGWKLFGWPAAYTCEYPEDLRGTQLKDFHLTELACNTMLLLVTALLLTLVLVGVVAFLCIYLDVLWYVQMTWQWTQTKRRAWHNHPEEQERVLQFHAFISYSERDSLWVKNELIPNLEKGEGGVQLCQHERNFIPGKSIVENIINCIEKSYKSIFVLSPNFVQSEWCHYELYFAHHKLFSENSNSLILILLAPISPCIIPARYHKLKALMAKRTYLEWPKERSKHALFWANLRAAISINLPMAD from the coding sequence atgagATCTCtcagaaacttttttctttacaagtGTCTGTTTGCATTAACTTTTTGGAACCATATCAGCCTGTCTGTGGAAAATGAACTCTTTACATCTATTTCTAATGGTTTTCCAGAAGATGGTTCTGACAAAAAAATCAAGACCCTGCCACTCCTGTATACAAATAGTCATCAGTCCAAAGCTAATTTTGACTGGGTTGTGATACAAAATACTACAGAAAGCCTGTCACTGTCAGAAATCACAAATGGCAATCTAAAAAAATTAGTAGCTTTATTATCTAATTTCAGACAAGGCTCCAGGCTACAAACTCTGACACTGACAAATGTGTCAGCGGACTGGAATGCTATTATGGACATTTTTCAAACTGTATGGCACTCATCCATCGAATACTTCAATATTATCAGTGTAACACAATTGTCGGACATCACAGCCTATAACTTTAACTATTCAGGTACCTCTATGAAAGCACTGACAatgaagaaagttaaaattGAAGATCTGTACTTCATACAGGATGACCTATACAGAATATTTGCAGACATGAACATTGCAGCCTTGACAATAGCTGAATCAAAGATAATACATATGGTGTGTCCTTCGTCTGACAGTCCCTTTAGTTACttaaatttttcaaagaatGATTTAACAGatcttctttttcaaaaatgtgACAAATTAATTAATCTGGAGACATTAATCTTGAAGAAGAATAAATTTGTGAGCCTTTCCAAGGTAAGCTTCATGACCAGCCATATGAAATTGCTGAAATATTTGGACATGAGCAACAACTTGCTGAGTCACGCTGCAGCTGATGTGCAATGCCAGTGGGCTGAGTCTCTGACAGAGTTGGACCTGTCCTCAAATCAGTTGACGGATTCCGTGTTTGAGTGCTTGCCTGTCAACATCAAAAAGCTTGACCTACAAAACAATCAGATCACCAGTGTGGCCAAGGGGATGGCTGAGCTGAAATCCTTGAAAGAGCTGAACCTGGCATCAAACAGGCTGGCTGACCTGCCAGGGTGCAGTGGCTTTACATCCCTGGAGTTCCTGAATATAGAGATGAATTCGATCCTCACCCCATCTGCCGACTTCTTCCAGAGCTGCCCACGGGTCAAGGAGCTACAAGCTGGGCACAACCCGTTCAAGTGTTCTTGTGAACTGCAAGACTTTATCCGTCTGGAGAGGCAGTCTGGATGGAAGCTGTTTGGCTGGCCGGCGGCATACACGTGCGAGTACCCGGAAGACTTGCGAGGAACGCAGCTGAAGGACTTCCACCTGACTGAACTGGCTTGCAACACGATGCTCTTGCTTgtgacagctctgctgctgacgCTGGTGCTGGTGGGTGTTGTGGCCTTTCTGTGCATCTACCTGGATGTGCTGTGGTACGTGCAGATGACGTGGCAGTGGACGCAGACAAAGCGGAGAGCTTGGCACAACCACCCCGAAGAGCAGGAGAGAGTTCTGCAGTTCCACGCGTTCATTTCCTACAGCGAGCGTGATTCGTTGTGGGTGAAGAACGAGCTGATCCCAAAcctggagaagggggagggCGGTGTCCAACTGTGCCAGCACGAGAGAAACTTCATCCCTGGCAAGAGCATTGTGGAGAACATCATTAACTGCATTGAGAAGAGCTACAAGTCGATCTTTGTGTTGTCTCCTAACTTTGTGCAGAGTGAGTGGTGTCACTATGAGCTGTACTTTGCCCATCACAAATTATTCAGTGAGAATTCCAACAGCTTAATCCTCATTTTACTGGCGCCCATCTCTCCGTGTATTATCCCTGCGAGGTATCACAAGCTGAAGGCTCTCATGGCAAAGCGGACGTACCTGGAGTGGCCGAAGGAGAGGAGCAAGCATGCCCTTTTCTGGGCTAACCTGAGGGCAGCTATTAGCATTAACCTGCCAATGGCTGATTGA